From a region of the Zingiber officinale cultivar Zhangliang chromosome 4B, Zo_v1.1, whole genome shotgun sequence genome:
- the LOC121978430 gene encoding benzyl alcohol O-benzoyltransferase-like: MASSSLTFTVRRREAVLVAPAETTPREFKRLSDVDDQDGLRFHVPVIQFYHDHPSMAGQDPCMVIREALARALVFYYPFAGRIRETEGRKLVVECTGEGVLFIEADADVRLDQFGDALQPQFPCLEKLLWNVPGSDGVLHCPLLLIQVTRLLCGGFVFALRHSHTMSDGSGIVQFMNAVAELARGAASPSLAPVWSRELLEARHPPRVTCVHREYEDVPGTIVSFDDMVHRSFFFGKAEVAALRRRVPEHLRNSSTFEILTAFLWKCRTVAIGANAEEEVRIIFVVNARGKSGLGLPAGYYGNAFAFPVAVSTAGKLSGNPIGYALDLVKKAKSAVSDEYMRSLADLMALRGRPHFTVVRSYVVSDVTRLGFRDVDFGWGKAAYGGPAKGGVGAIPGLSSFYVSMKNSKGEEGIVVPVCLLAPAMDRFTQEVHNLMEEGNSDELIATKYIS; this comes from the exons ATGGCATCCTCCTCCCTCACCTTCACCGTTCGCCGGCGAGAGGCCGTTCTGGTGGCTCCTGCAGAGACCACCCCTCGCGAGTTCAAGCGCCTCTCCGACGTGGATGACCAGGATGGGCTGCGCTTCCACGTCCCGGTCATCCAATTCTACCATGACCACCCTTCCATGGCAGGGCAAGACCCTTGCATGGTGATCCGGGAAGCCTTGGCCAGGGCTCTCGTCTTCTACTACcccttcgccggccggatcagggAGACGGAGGGAAGGAAGCTGGTGGTGGAGTGCACCGGTGAGGGCGTGCTGTTCATCGAGGCCGACGCTGATGTCCGTCTTGATCAGTTCGGCGATGCCCTGCAGCCGCAGTTCCCCTGTTTGGAGAAGCTCCTCTGGAACGTCCCTGGATCGGATGGCGTCCTCCATTGCCCGCTGCTGTTGATTCAGGTGACCCGGTTGCTGTGCGGCGGCTTCGTCTTCGCGCTCCGCCACAGCCACACCATGTCCGACGGTTCCGGCATCGTTCAGTTCATGAACGCCGTGGCGGAGCTGGCTCGAGGGGCGGCCAGCCCTTCCTTAGCTCCGGTCTGGTCGCGTGAGCTATTGGAGGCGAGACACCCTCCCCGAGTCACCTGCGTCCACCGAGAGTATGAAGACGTCCCCGGCACCATCGTCTCATTCGACGACATGGTACACCGTTCCTTCTTCTTCGGCAAGGCCGAGGTGGCTGCCCTTCGGCGCCGCGTTCCGGAGCACCTCCGGAACAGCTCCACCTTCGAGATCCTCACTGCCTTCCTCTGGAAGTGCCGCACCGTCGCCATCGGAGCCAACGCCGAGGAGGAGGTCCGGATCATCTTTGTCGTGAACGCTCGCGGCAAATCCGGCCTTGGCCTCCCGGCAGGGTACTACGGGAACGCATTCGCCTTCCCGGTGGCGGTGTCCACGGCGGGGAAGCTGTCCGGCAACCCCATCGGGTACGCGCTGGACCTGGTAAAGAAGGCCAAGTCGGCGGTGAGCGACGAGTACATGAGGTCGCTGGCGGACCTGATGGCGCTGCGCGGGCGGCCGCACTTCACGGTGGTGCGGTCGTACGTGGTCTCCGACGTGACTCGGTTAGGGTTCAGAGACGTTGATTTCGGGTGGGGGAAGGCGGCGTACGGAGGCCCAGCGAAGGGCGGAGTCGGAGCCATTCCTGGATTGTCAAGCTTCTACGTATCTATGAAAAATAGCAAGGGGGAGGAGGGGATCGTCGTCCCAGTGTGTTTACTGGCCCCTGCCATGGACAGGTTCACACAAGAAGTGCACAACCTGATGGAGGAG GGAAATAGCGACGAATTAATAGCGACGAAATATATATCGTAG